A genome region from Solirubrobacter pauli includes the following:
- a CDS encoding amidase — translation MEPADLAFAGLTRHAELIAAGELTSRELTELFLGRIARLDPLLNAFRVVLRERALAEADAADARRGEGAGPLNGVPIAIKDDIHIAGEVTAYGCDADPQPQPVDSEVVTRLRAAGAVLIGKTHVPELMATPFTESPTFGVTRNPWDPHRTSGGSSGGSATAVAAGLASAALGSDGAGSIRIPAACTGLFGLKPQRGRVPSAPDTHAHQGMAVFGPLARSVQDAARIMDVIADGGPALTEAAATDPGRLRIAISTGLPPIGVKPDAEQLGAVRATADALRGLGHEVFERDFDWGVTMGNRILARFVRGIGDMAAETGHRDRLSRRARGLARIGAAIPDAVARSAADQAAADAQRLNRIYEHADVVLTPMFTRRPPRVREFDGRGGVRTLVGMSRLAPYNAAFNHTGQPAVSVPAGFTADGFPLAAQLVGPPDAEARLVSLSAQLERAQDWAAARPALAS, via the coding sequence ATGGAGCCAGCCGACCTCGCTTTCGCCGGGCTCACCCGGCACGCCGAGCTGATCGCCGCCGGCGAGCTCACGTCGCGGGAGCTGACGGAGCTCTTCCTCGGCCGGATCGCGCGGCTGGACCCGTTGCTGAACGCCTTCCGGGTGGTGCTGCGCGAGCGCGCGCTCGCCGAAGCGGACGCCGCCGACGCGCGTCGCGGCGAAGGCGCAGGCCCGCTCAACGGCGTCCCGATCGCGATCAAGGACGACATCCACATCGCGGGCGAGGTCACGGCCTACGGCTGTGACGCCGACCCGCAGCCGCAGCCCGTGGACTCGGAGGTCGTCACTCGCCTGCGCGCGGCGGGCGCGGTGCTGATCGGCAAGACGCACGTGCCGGAGTTGATGGCGACGCCCTTCACGGAGTCGCCGACGTTCGGCGTCACGCGCAACCCGTGGGACCCGCACCGCACGAGCGGCGGCTCCAGCGGCGGCTCCGCCACGGCCGTGGCCGCCGGGCTCGCGAGCGCGGCGCTCGGCTCCGACGGCGCCGGCTCGATCCGCATCCCGGCCGCGTGCACCGGGTTGTTCGGCCTCAAGCCGCAGCGCGGTCGCGTGCCGTCGGCGCCGGACACGCACGCGCACCAGGGCATGGCCGTCTTCGGCCCGCTCGCGCGCAGCGTGCAGGACGCGGCGCGGATCATGGACGTGATCGCCGACGGCGGCCCCGCGCTCACCGAGGCCGCGGCGACCGACCCCGGCCGGCTGCGGATCGCGATCTCCACGGGCCTCCCGCCGATCGGCGTCAAGCCCGACGCCGAGCAGCTCGGCGCGGTCCGCGCGACCGCGGACGCGCTGCGCGGGCTCGGCCACGAGGTGTTCGAGCGCGACTTCGACTGGGGCGTGACGATGGGCAACCGCATCCTCGCCCGCTTCGTGCGCGGGATCGGCGACATGGCGGCCGAGACGGGCCATCGCGACCGGCTCTCGCGCCGGGCGCGCGGGCTGGCCCGGATCGGCGCCGCGATCCCCGACGCGGTCGCCCGCTCCGCCGCCGACCAGGCGGCCGCCGACGCGCAGCGGCTGAACCGCATCTACGAGCACGCCGACGTGGTCCTCACCCCGATGTTCACGCGCCGTCCCCCGCGGGTGCGCGAGTTCGACGGCCGCGGCGGTGTCCGCACGCTGGTCGGCATGTCGCGGCTCGCCCCGTACAACGCCGCCTTCAACCACACCGGCCAGCCGGCCGTGAGCGTGCCGGCGGGCTTCACCGCCGACGGCTTCCCGCTCGCCGCGCAGCTCGTCGGCCCGCCCGACGCCGAGGCGCGGCTCGTGTCCCTCTCCGCCCAGCTCGAGCGCGCCCAGGACTGGGCCGCCGCTCGCCCGGCGCTCGCCTCATGA
- a CDS encoding alpha-hydroxy acid oxidase produces the protein MPTFATADEVADAARANLPTEVWEYVNGGAATEVTLRRNRAALDALLLRGRVARDVSSASAATTFLGVELASPVLLAPIGTVGLFDADGAAACARAAARAGSAAFISILATPSLEDVAAAAPGAPLIYQHYVRGDREWSLELVRRAEAAGYRALCLTVDSPVDGLRERELRLRFDRGRAQAQPNLVGARRELQAAVTWSDVAWLADETALPLVVKGITHPGDATLAVEAGAAALVVSNHGGRQLDPQPGAVEVLADVVEAVGGRAEVAVDGGFVRGSDVVKALALGARAVLIGRAMCFALAAGGEDALVETLERLRVECERTLALLGVTAPDAVGAEHVTPARPL, from the coding sequence ATGCCCACGTTCGCCACCGCCGACGAAGTCGCCGACGCCGCCCGCGCCAACCTGCCGACCGAGGTCTGGGAGTACGTGAACGGCGGTGCGGCCACCGAGGTCACGCTGCGCCGCAACCGCGCGGCGCTCGACGCGCTGCTGCTGCGCGGGCGCGTGGCCCGCGACGTGTCGTCCGCGTCCGCCGCGACGACGTTCCTGGGCGTGGAGCTCGCGTCGCCGGTGCTGCTCGCGCCGATCGGGACGGTCGGGCTGTTCGACGCGGACGGCGCCGCGGCGTGCGCGCGGGCGGCGGCGCGGGCCGGCAGCGCCGCGTTCATCAGCATCCTCGCCACGCCGTCGCTGGAGGACGTCGCGGCCGCTGCACCGGGCGCGCCGCTCATCTACCAGCACTACGTCCGCGGTGACCGCGAGTGGTCGCTGGAGCTGGTGCGCCGGGCGGAGGCGGCGGGGTACCGCGCGCTGTGCCTGACGGTCGACAGCCCGGTCGACGGGCTGCGCGAGCGCGAGCTGCGGCTGCGGTTCGACCGCGGCCGGGCGCAGGCCCAGCCGAACCTGGTCGGCGCGCGCCGGGAGCTGCAGGCGGCCGTGACCTGGAGCGACGTCGCCTGGCTGGCGGACGAGACCGCGCTCCCGCTCGTGGTCAAGGGCATCACCCACCCGGGCGACGCCACGCTGGCGGTCGAGGCCGGTGCCGCGGCGCTCGTGGTGTCCAACCACGGCGGACGGCAGCTCGATCCGCAGCCCGGCGCGGTCGAGGTCCTGGCCGACGTGGTCGAGGCCGTCGGCGGGCGCGCGGAAGTCGCCGTGGACGGCGGCTTCGTCCGCGGGAGCGACGTGGTCAAGGCGCTCGCGCTGGGTGCCCGCGCGGTGCTGATCGGCCGTGCGATGTGCTTCGCGCTGGCGGCGGGCGGCGAGGACGCGCTGGTCGAGACGCTCGAGCGGCTGCGCGTGGAGTGCGAGCGCACGCTCGCGCTGCTGGGCGTGACCGCGCCGGACGCGGTCGGCGCCGAGCACGTGACACCCGCTCGACCGCTGTAA
- a CDS encoding enoyl-CoA hydratase/isomerase family protein, producing MPDLVLTEDRDAVRHVILNRPEKRNAFDEDLILALGEALRAADDDPAVRVVVLRGNGPVFSAGMDVATLGRVGAEPARLRELRRACLDAWNLCEEMAKPTVCVIHGVCLGGALELALACDLRVMTEDAFVGLPETRLGLVPDVGGSSRLPQVVGVGRAKELILTSRVIGAVDAERYGLVNRVGGMQVASALVDELLGCAPVAVGLAKRLIDASARPALSTTLELEVLAQEQCVRTEDVREGVTAAAQKRPPVWKGR from the coding sequence ATGCCCGACCTCGTGCTCACCGAGGATCGCGACGCGGTCCGCCACGTCATCCTCAACCGCCCCGAGAAGCGCAACGCCTTCGACGAGGACCTGATCCTCGCGCTGGGTGAGGCGCTGCGCGCCGCCGACGACGATCCCGCTGTGCGGGTGGTCGTGCTGCGCGGCAACGGCCCGGTGTTCTCCGCCGGGATGGACGTCGCGACGCTGGGACGCGTAGGCGCCGAGCCCGCGCGGTTGCGCGAGCTGAGGCGCGCGTGCCTGGACGCCTGGAACCTGTGCGAGGAGATGGCGAAGCCGACGGTGTGCGTGATCCACGGCGTCTGCCTGGGCGGCGCGCTGGAGCTCGCGCTGGCGTGCGATCTGCGCGTGATGACCGAGGACGCGTTCGTCGGCCTGCCGGAGACGCGGCTCGGCCTGGTGCCGGACGTCGGCGGTTCCTCCCGGCTGCCGCAGGTGGTCGGGGTCGGCCGGGCGAAGGAGCTGATCCTCACGTCACGCGTGATCGGGGCGGTCGACGCCGAGCGGTACGGCCTGGTCAACCGGGTCGGCGGGATGCAGGTGGCGAGCGCGCTGGTGGATGAGCTGCTCGGGTGCGCGCCGGTGGCGGTCGGGTTGGCGAAGCGGCTGATCGACGCGAGCGCGCGGCCCGCGCTGTCGACGACGCTCGAGCTCGAGGTGCTCGCGCAGGAGCAGTGCGTGCGCACCGAGGACGTGCGCGAGGGGGTGACGGCGGCCGCCCAAAAGCGGCCGCCCGTCTGGAAGGGGCGCTAG
- a CDS encoding thrombospondin type 3 repeat-containing protein — MKRVLLLAAVLVSVLAGPAAAQSPTVVKFKPGQSTPVEEGGAYISSECGGTAETGSDPDRGTYMPAKCGYPYLQFQAPQALVELFVRVPAGGGVTFEACPLQPPCVASQSVKGPANTWVPVVLADPDGKATIVSVSGNPDTGSEVYALDIDDVAFSTVRQPDTTIVSAVGPVFTFGSTVGNASYMCAIDRGEFAPCKNPSSFGGLPPGPHSLAVYAVDVYGAADNRSPARADFVVDAPPPPPNPDRDNDGVPDTADNCPDVANSDQADADKDGVGNACEVFERGDIPPKPGETSVVQVLSGEVFVKLPTRTPLGFSGLRAPFQAGEFVPLKGAASIPLGSEVDTRKGEVEIDAAANSFASTDRRAKQQSARMKAAIFRIKQKRAKAKAATIATDVSLLTPPGAASRCTGRSAKGTVVRSISMVVKGYFRALGGASTATAKSATFNTTDRCDGTLTEVGRGSVSLAVKGEKRPVKVKAGRAYLVKAKLFAARKGKKRG; from the coding sequence ATGAAGCGGGTGCTGCTGCTGGCCGCGGTGCTGGTGAGCGTGCTCGCCGGGCCCGCGGCCGCGCAGTCGCCGACAGTCGTGAAGTTCAAGCCGGGGCAGAGCACGCCCGTCGAGGAGGGCGGCGCGTACATCTCCAGCGAGTGCGGCGGCACGGCCGAGACGGGCAGCGATCCGGACCGCGGCACGTACATGCCGGCCAAGTGCGGCTATCCGTATCTCCAGTTCCAGGCGCCGCAGGCGCTGGTCGAGCTGTTCGTCCGCGTGCCTGCGGGCGGTGGCGTGACGTTCGAGGCGTGTCCGCTGCAGCCGCCGTGCGTGGCGAGCCAGAGCGTCAAGGGCCCCGCGAACACCTGGGTCCCCGTGGTCCTCGCGGATCCCGACGGAAAGGCCACGATCGTGTCCGTGAGCGGCAACCCGGACACGGGCAGCGAGGTCTACGCGCTCGACATCGACGACGTCGCCTTCTCCACCGTCCGCCAGCCGGACACGACGATCGTGTCGGCCGTCGGCCCCGTGTTCACGTTCGGCTCGACGGTCGGGAACGCGTCGTACATGTGCGCGATCGACCGGGGCGAGTTCGCGCCGTGCAAGAACCCGTCGTCGTTCGGCGGCCTCCCGCCGGGCCCGCACTCGCTGGCCGTGTACGCGGTGGACGTCTACGGCGCCGCCGACAACCGCTCGCCGGCGCGCGCGGACTTCGTCGTCGACGCCCCGCCACCACCGCCGAACCCCGACCGCGACAACGACGGCGTGCCCGACACCGCCGACAACTGCCCGGACGTGGCCAACAGCGACCAGGCGGACGCCGACAAGGACGGCGTCGGCAACGCGTGCGAGGTGTTCGAGCGCGGCGACATCCCGCCCAAGCCGGGGGAGACCAGCGTCGTCCAGGTGCTCTCCGGGGAGGTCTTCGTCAAGCTCCCGACCCGCACGCCGCTGGGCTTCAGCGGCCTCCGCGCGCCCTTCCAGGCCGGCGAGTTCGTCCCGCTCAAGGGTGCCGCCTCGATCCCGCTCGGCTCCGAGGTCGACACCCGCAAGGGCGAGGTCGAGATCGACGCCGCGGCGAATAGCTTCGCCTCCACGGACCGTCGCGCCAAGCAGCAGTCCGCGCGCATGAAGGCCGCGATCTTCCGCATCAAGCAGAAGCGCGCCAAGGCCAAGGCGGCCACCATCGCCACCGACGTGTCCCTGCTGACGCCGCCGGGCGCCGCCTCGCGCTGCACCGGCCGGTCGGCCAAGGGCACGGTCGTCCGGTCGATCTCGATGGTCGTCAAGGGCTACTTCCGCGCCCTCGGCGGCGCCAGCACCGCCACCGCCAAGAGCGCCACCTTCAACACGACCGACCGCTGCGACGGCACCCTCACCGAGGTCGGCCGCGGCAGCGTCTCCCTGGCCGTCAAGGGCGAGAAGCGGCCGGTCAAGGTGAAGGCCGGCCGCGCGTACCTCGTCAAGGCGAAGCTGTTCGCGGCGCGCAAGGGCAAGAAGCGCGGCTAG
- a CDS encoding thrombospondin type 3 repeat-containing protein, with the protein MRLLVAAVLATLAVAAPAQAALAPPPTVLGFEGLPQTNLDSAAYPGVTFRSTCLTSFASAPAPVSCAYVTAPGLDSAQALDVNAKSLTIAFDQPQRVVSLWVSGGSTGEGAEPTSIQARDAAGALVADGGFTQTGAFGQAVTLKGAGIRSVTFDCANPYYCPAYTLDDIAYSDVDQPDTEIVSFSEGRFYFAGNQPDRGFECTLDGASAPCRAPFVTGPLAVGDHVFTVAMTDRYGQPDLTPASYSWTIAGPPVPQSAPVAPDGDRDGRPDASDNCPAVANADQADADKDGVGDACEVGEPGTLAPIAGERVNVDVIAGEVYVKFPAPASTRSLKQAESGFVPLKGQASVPVGSVVDTRKGTVAMASELNGRGAERSAKLSAGIFQIRQKRAKRGSSASVSTDLALQSAPGAEAACARMSRSGPIKGRSRNTVRSLTATTAKGFFRVIGGAAITTAPDATWVTRDRCDGTRTDVGKGRVSVYDRKEGTLKRVPAGRSYLVKAQLFAARAAR; encoded by the coding sequence GTGAGGCTGCTGGTCGCCGCCGTCCTCGCCACGCTCGCCGTGGCGGCGCCGGCGCAGGCGGCGCTCGCCCCGCCGCCGACGGTGCTCGGGTTCGAAGGGCTTCCACAGACCAACCTCGACTCCGCGGCCTACCCCGGCGTGACCTTCCGCTCGACGTGCCTGACCTCGTTCGCGAGCGCTCCCGCGCCCGTCTCGTGCGCGTACGTCACGGCGCCGGGCCTCGACAGCGCGCAGGCGCTCGACGTGAACGCGAAGTCGCTCACGATCGCCTTCGACCAGCCGCAGCGCGTGGTGTCGCTGTGGGTCTCGGGCGGGAGCACCGGAGAGGGCGCGGAGCCGACGAGCATCCAGGCGCGCGACGCCGCGGGCGCCCTCGTCGCCGATGGTGGGTTCACGCAGACCGGGGCGTTCGGGCAGGCCGTGACGCTCAAGGGCGCCGGCATCCGCTCCGTGACGTTCGACTGCGCGAACCCGTACTACTGCCCCGCGTACACGTTGGACGACATCGCCTACAGCGACGTCGACCAGCCGGACACCGAGATCGTGTCGTTCTCCGAGGGCCGCTTCTACTTCGCCGGCAACCAGCCCGACCGGGGCTTCGAGTGCACGCTGGACGGCGCGTCCGCGCCGTGCCGCGCGCCGTTCGTGACCGGCCCGCTGGCGGTTGGCGACCACGTCTTCACGGTCGCCATGACCGATCGCTACGGCCAGCCCGACCTGACGCCCGCGTCCTACTCGTGGACGATCGCGGGGCCGCCGGTGCCGCAGTCGGCGCCGGTCGCGCCCGACGGCGACCGTGACGGCCGGCCGGACGCGAGCGACAACTGCCCGGCGGTCGCGAACGCGGACCAGGCGGACGCCGACAAGGACGGCGTCGGCGACGCGTGCGAGGTCGGCGAGCCCGGCACGCTGGCCCCGATCGCCGGCGAGCGCGTGAACGTCGACGTGATCGCCGGCGAGGTGTACGTCAAGTTCCCCGCGCCGGCGTCCACCCGCTCGCTCAAGCAGGCCGAGTCCGGCTTCGTGCCGCTCAAGGGCCAGGCGTCCGTGCCGGTCGGCTCGGTCGTCGACACGCGCAAGGGCACGGTCGCGATGGCGTCCGAGCTCAACGGCCGCGGCGCCGAGCGCAGCGCGAAGCTGTCGGCCGGCATCTTCCAGATCCGCCAGAAGCGCGCCAAGCGCGGCTCGAGCGCGTCGGTCTCGACCGATCTCGCCCTGCAGTCGGCGCCCGGTGCCGAGGCGGCCTGCGCCCGCATGAGCCGCTCCGGCCCGATCAAGGGCCGCAGCCGCAACACGGTCCGCAGCCTCACGGCAACCACGGCCAAGGGCTTCTTCCGCGTGATCGGCGGCGCCGCGATCACCACCGCCCCGGACGCCACCTGGGTCACCCGCGACCGCTGCGACGGCACGCGCACCGACGTCGGCAAGGGCCGCGTGTCCGTCTACGACCGCAAGGAGGGAACGCTCAAGCGGGTGCCCGCGGGGCGCTCGTACCTCGTCAAGGCCCAGCTGTTCGCCGCCCGGGCCGCGCGATGA